Within Bdellovibrio bacteriovorus HD100, the genomic segment AGAAGAACGGTTGTAGTGACCGGCAGTATTGTATTCGCTCATCAACGTGCGCAGATATTCGCGGTTGGAGGTCTTTCTTTCAATGTCATAAAGATCCCAGCGCGCCCATTCGTTTTCACCCAGGATCATCATGTCGCGGGCTCTTTCAAAACGTTTCATCAGGGCCGGGTTCGAGAATGTGGTCACCTTCTCGCCGCTGGAGTCCGGAACTTCATCTTCAGAAGTTGCCACTTCCACGGATTTCAAATCCGGGTTGTCAGCAGCTTCCGCTTCTTCTTCCTCACCTTTTTCGTCATCCGCAGAATACTGGGTCAGAACCAGTGTTTCTTCCGATTCAGAATCATCCCCACGATAGCTGTCAGATGAGTAAGGCATCAGGAACTCGCCAGCGGAGAATCTGGAAATCACACGCGGCTGCGTTGGCAGACTGGATTCAGCCAAACGGGGCACTTTCACTTCTTCCATTTTCTTCAGACGGCTTTGCGCGGCGATAGAGTAATAACCCAGCAAAGGATCTTTCGCCAAAGAAGACATCATGGCCTTGGCTTGCTCGACCTTCCCCTGACGGAAAAGGCTCATCGCCATCCAGTAAGTCACGCGGTCTTCCGGGAAGGACTTCCAGGCTTTGCGGTTTTTCTTTTTCGCCGCATTCAAGTTCCCCAGAGCTTTGTAAGCGCCCTGATAGTCCCCTTTAAGATATTTCAACCACGCCAGGTGCCACTGGGCATCGCGGTTCAGACCGGAGCTTGGATACGCCTTCATGAACTCCTGGAAACGGCGGGCCGCCCCGTCGTAATCCTGGAACTGATAAGACAGGAACGCGGACTGATACAAAGCCTGACGACCTGTTTTGGATTTCGGGCTGAGCTTGTAAGCGGAATAATAAGAACCCACCGCCAATTGCACTTCACCCGCTCTTGCTGCAGAGGACGCAAACAGAATCAGGAAGTCGAAGTTTCTTTTGTTCGCCTCATAGTAAGGCTTCAGCAATTCGACCGCTTTAGTGACTTCACCCTCTTGCAGATAGAACTGTGCCTGAAGTTTGTCAGCCAGGTACTTGTCAGACTTGGCCACTTTGGATTTCATGATATTGATTTCGCCCTGGGCTTTTTGATCCAGACCAGCCCATAGCAGGTAACGAACGCGCGTGCGGAAATCTTCCGGCGTGACTTTGCAGTCTGTCGGTTTGCCTTCAAATTCATTGATGGCCAGGTCCACGCTCCAGTCCGCCACTTTCGGGTAAGCCGGATAGCGTTCGTACAATTTCACCAGCCATTTGCACATTTGGCCGTGACGGTTCAGACCTTTTTCCGCGATCGCCAGATTGTAAATCACATCCGGATAATCTTCGGTGTTGCGGGTTCTTTTTTCAAGTTTCACAAACTGCGTGCTGGCCAGTTTGTAGTTCTTCTTTTCAAGCGCGATCTGCCCCATCAGGTTTGACGCCTCGATGGACATTTTCACGTTCGGGGAAAGATCCAGAACTTTTTTAAGCTCCCCTTCCGCATCATCCCATTTGGAAGTTTTCATATAGGATTGCGCCAGATAAAAGCGCACGTATTCTTCCAGAGTGGTTTTCTCTTTCAGAATATCCTGAAGTGCGGGAATGGCCTGATCGTATTTCGCTGCGCGGAACTGATCCAGGGCCTTTTTAAAGGGCTCAAGGTCATTTTTAGTAACTTGGGCGCCGGCCACCGGACCGAGCAAGAGAGAAAACACAATACATTTCAGGGAGACCTTCATGTCCACCACTCCAATACGAAAAGTTGTACAGTCCTTGTAACCGTCATTTAATAATGATACCGAATATCTATGGCAAAATCGAAAACTAAAACGATCTATACCTGTCAAAATTGTGGGGCCCAAAGACCAAGGTGGGAAGGCAAATGCTCTGACTGCGGCGCGTGGAACTCTTACGTTGAAGAACTGCAGATGCCGGAAGTGAAAACTCGAGGATGGTCTACAGGGTCTGGCGAACGCGAAAGCACAGGGTCTAAGCCAGTCGCGCTGGACCAAAGGCTTGAAGAAGTGAAGTTGGATCGTTTTGATACAAGTTTTGAAGAGCTCAATCGCGTGTTGGGCGGCGGTTTGGCCAAGGGAAGTTTCGTGCTTTTGGGGGGATCCCCGGGCATTGGAAAGTCCACTCTTTTGCTGCAAATGGCCGGTGGTTTAGCCAACAACAAGCACAAGGTTCTTTACATTTCCGGAGAAGAAAGTGTCTCTCAAACCGGGTCCCGGGCTCACCGCCTGGGCATCCGTTCGCCCCTGATTGAAGTCGGCTGTGAAAGCAATCTGACGGCCGTGATGGAAATGGCGCGATTCAAAAAACCGGATGTTCTGGTTGTCGACTCTATTCAAACGATGTTCCTGCCTGATTTGCAGGCAGCGCCGGGCTCTGTTTCCCAGGTGCGTGAATGTGCCGGGCACTTGATGGGCCTAGCCAAGCACGATGGCATCACCGTGATCCTGATTGGTCACGTCACCAAAGATGGCAACATCGCCGGTCCTAAAGTTTTGGAGCACATGGTGGACTGCGTGCTGTCCTTTGATGGCGATATTTCCTACAACTTCCGCCTGCTGCGCTCTTTGAAAAACCGTTTCGGGGCAGCTCACGAGCTGGGTGTGTTCCAAATGAACTCCAAGGGGTTGGAAGAGGTTTCCAATCCGTCAGAACTGTTCTTGGAAGAGCGCGGGGATCAACTGATTGGTTCTGCCGTGTTTGCTTCGATGGAAGGCACAAGACCTTTACTGTGCGAAGTTCAGGCGCTGACTTTATCAAGCCCCATGGCGATGCCCCGTCGCACGGCTTTGGGTATTGATATCAACCGTCTGCATCTTTTGACCGCCGTATTGGATCGTCACCTGGATGTGCGCCTGGCCCATAACGATATCTTTATCAATGTCGTTGGTGGTTTGAAGCTGGTGGAACCGGCTTCGGATCTGGCGGTGGCCGCAGCCATCTTGTCGACAGAACACCGTCGTGATCTTGACGCCAAGACTTGTTACTTTGGCGAAATCGGCCTGACTGGCGAAGTTCGTGGTGTATCCTTTGTTGAACAACGAATCAAAGAGGCCGACAAGCTGGGCTTTAAACATTTTGTTATTCCGTTTTCAAACAAACGTCACCTGGAAGACGTCAAGCTTTCCAAGGACAAGAAGATTTCGTTTGTCAAAAACGTGCATGATCTGAATAAAATCATCTAAGGACCCAACAAAAAGGATTTCTGGCATGGACGCACAGAGCGCGATCGTAAAAGAGACATACAAACCCGGTGACTTCATCTTCTTTGAAGGTGACATCGAAAATCACTTTTACATTGTCGAAAGCGGTGTGGTGAGTATTTTCACCAAAGATCAAATGGGCAAACGAATTCCCATTTGCGACATCGTGGATGGTGAATCCTTTGGCGAGTTCGCTTTGATTTCCAAAAGCCCGCGATCCGCTTCGGCCCAAGCCGTTACCGACGTTGTGCTGGTGAAGGTATCTGAAGAGGGGTTCCAGCAACTTCTGTCAGAATTACCCACCTGGGCGGAGTGCATGCTGAAGTCCTTTACGGACCGCTTGCAGAACATGACGGAAAAGATCCGCGAAGCCGAACAGTTCCGCAGACGAGAGTCCTAAAAAACCAAAAAATTGTAATTTCATTGAGTTGGTTATTTTCTTTTCCTGCTTGTATGCTGGAGAAAATGCTTAGCTCATTTAAACATCTTTTTTTAACAGCTTTGCTTTGGCTTTTGCCACTGTCCTTTGGGCAGGCTTCCGCCCTGGAGGTGCCTGTCTGGAGCGGGCCTGCCTCGGGCCCAAAAGCGCAAGAAGGGCGCAGAATCATTTTTATCGCCTCGGATCTTAAGAACGGCGGCGCGGCCGCCGTCAGCGAAGGCTTTCTTTCCGCCGGGCGAATGCTGAAATGGAATATCACGATTCGAGATGGCCAGGGAAGCCGCGCCAAGATCCAAAAAGCCCTGAACGAAGCCATTCAAGCCGGGTCCGATGGAATTGTTCTCGGGGGTTTTGACGCCGCCGACTTCCGCGCCGAGATCAAAAAAGCCCAATCCGCCCATATCAAAATCGTGGGCTGGCATTCAGCCCCCCGCCCCGGCAGCTCCTCCCTGATGTTTTCAAATGTGACGACAGACCCTTTGACCGTGGCCGAAAAAGCCGCCCGGTTGGTGTGTGAAGGTTCTGAAAAATCAGGCGTCGTGATCTTCACTGACAACGATTTTTCAATTGCCCGGGCAAAAACCCTGCACATGAAAAAGTATATTGATGATCACAAGAACTGCAATGTCCTGGAAATCATGGATGTGCAAATCTCCAAAGCCGAACATCTGATGCCGGGGGCGGTCGCCCGACTGAACGAACGCTTCGGCAAAAAGTGGACTCACAGTCTGGCGATCAACGACATCTATTTTGATCACATCAACTTTCCCTTAAAAAACATCGGTCGCAAGGATTTGATCAATGTCTCGGCGGGGGATGGTTCCGCCACGGCTCTGCACAGAATCAAATCCGGACTGTCCCAACAAGTGGCCACCATTGCAGAACCCTTAAAAGCCCAGGGCTGGCAGGTCGCAGACGAATTAAACCGCGCCTTTGCCGGAAGCGGTGAAAGCGGATATACAACGGAACCTTTGGTGATTACACAGGAAGTTTTGAAGAACTTAAAAGATGGAAATCTGGATTCAAAGATGAACTATAAAGAAGCTTACTCGAAAATCTGGTATCCCTGAGGCCCGAAAGACCCCAGGGATTTTTTTTGACTAATAACGAATTGGATAGATGGAAGGTGCACCGTAGCTGGACGTCACCGTCACATTCAGATCCGCATTCCCACCCATGGATTCAGCACGCAGATCAATTGCCACAATACGCTCCCCTGCCGTCAGATACTCTGAAGTCAGGCTGTAATAGAAAGTACCCGTGTAGCTCAACTGACGAAGCTGGATACGACGGCCACTTTGAGTGATCGCATAGGTTTCATGCAATTGAACACCGTTGAAATACGGATTCACACGAACATAGTCCACATAGGAAGCATAGTTGAACGCCACACGCAGCCACTCGCCACCACTGCGACGGGAAACTCCATAGAAACGCACTGTGGATTCACCGTAGTTGTTCGGTGGATGAGGCGGGTTTGGATACGGCGGATATGGATCCGGGCGGTGTGGAGGATATGGCTGTGGATAGGGATCCGGACGAGGACCCGGTCTGACTGGAGGACGATCCGGACGAATACCACCGTGGCGGCGGTCGTCTCTGCGATCATCACGTCGATCGTCGTCATAACGGCGGTCATCACGGTCATGGAATTGGTCAGGTCCGCGGCGATCATCGTGACGATCGTTGCGATCGTTGTCGCGGCGGTCATCACGACGCTCGTCGTTGCCACCACGATCACCCGGGCGGATTTGCGCTCCGGCTACGGGACTTTGCAGCAAAACGGCTGCGGTCAAAAGGGCACTCAGCAATGGTAGTTTCATAAAGACTCCTTTTTTTGAAGACGAAGGAGTTATTCCAAGATCCGTGCCTGGCCAAAGTGACACCAAAGGGCCTTCTATGAATTTATTTCTTGGGGTACTTTAAAGAACAGTTCGCGCTGCAGATCCATCATCAGACTCAATAGGCGCGTCTCCAGGATATTTGTGACGTTCAGGAACTGCAAACCAGCAGTCTGAATGATCTGCCCATCGACTTCCCGCTTCTGGGCAAAACGCACCTCCACATCAAACTCCATGGCGCGACGAACACCGAGGCGCAAGGCCCCTTTGATCTGATCCCCGATTTTCAGCTCAGGCACAGTACCCTTGAATTCAATCTTCAAGCCACCGGCGCTGACGTCGCGCACCCGAGTTTCGACAAAATGCACCTTCCCACCGTGGTGAAGAATGCTGAAAATGGCTTCGTATTTGCCCGGGATATCAATGCGGGCGTTGGCCCTTCTTTGCAGCTGGAACAAATCCACATCGGTCCTAAGAACCGCCCACCCGACACTGAAACTCAGTTCGGTTTGCAGGAAGTAGCGTTCGCTCTTAAAAGGAAAGTTCACCACAACCTTCTGCGGTTGGGTGACATTTTTCGAGTCCGCCGTGTGATGACACAGCAGCGTTTCGTCCTTGTCAGTCTGAACCGCAATCAGGTGAAAGACCTCTTCATTCACTGAGCCCTTCATTGACAGCTGCAGCTTATCGTCGGCGATCTCCCGAAAAAGCATTTTCTTTTCCGACACTGCGACTTTTTTAAAAATGGTCTGACCCGACAGCGGTGTGGCCATGATTTACACTCGCTCCAGCGCCTGTGCCCAGCGCTGCAAACGTTCTTTGCGGGCTTTCGGGGTCATCTTTACTTTGAATTCTTTGTTCACTTTCCAGACGCGTTTGATCTCTTTCAGGTCTTTCCACACACCAGCCCCAAGACCCGCCATAAATGCGGCCCCCAAAGCTGTCGTTTCAAGATTTTGGGGACGAACCACGTTGGCTCCGCAGTAATCCGCCTGCATCTGCATTAACAAATCATTGGCCGCCGCACCTCCGTCGACACGGACTCCGCGCAGCTTTTTTCCCAGATCTCTTTGCATGGTGTTCAGGATATCCACGTTTTGCAAGGCCATGGCTTCCAACGTCGCGCGCGCAATGTGGGCTTTGGTGCTGCCACGGGTAAGACCGCAAATCAGGCCACGTGCTTCCGGCTGCCAGTGCGGAGCCCCCAGTCCCGTCAGGGCGGGAACAAATTCCACCCCATCAGTGCCGTCGACTGTTTTTGCCAGAGCTTCAACATCCGAAGACTGCTGGATCAACCCCAGGCCGTCGCGCAGCCACTGAACCGCAGCTCCACAGACAAAGGCGCCACCCTCCAGTGCGTAAGTCATCTCCTGATTTTTTAGTTTCCAGGCAATCGTGGTCAGCAATTTGTTTTTCGATTTCACGGCTTTTTTGCCGGTGTTTAAAAGCAGGAAACTTCCGGTGCCGAAGGTGCACTTGGAATCTCCGGTTTCAAAACATGTCTGCCCAAACAAGGCCGCCTGCTGGTCCCCCACAATACCTGTGATTGGAATTCCGTCGGGCATAAAACCCAGACCTTGGGTCACACCAAAATCAGAATTGGACGGACAGATCTCTGGCAGGATGGCTTCAGGCACACCAAAGATTTTCAAAAGGTCCTCATCCCACCACCCGGTGTGGATGTTCATCAACATCGTACGGGAGGCATTACTGACATCTGTCTTATGTGAATGCCCTGCAGTCAGTTTCCACAACAAGAAGCTGTCGACGGTGCCGGCCAGAGCCTGCCCGTCTTTGGCCTTCTTTGCCGCGTTCGGGACATTCTTAAGCAACCACTGAATTTTGGTGGCTGAGAAATAAGGATCCAGCACCAAACCCGTCTTGGCGGTGATGATCTTTTCTTTTTTGTTTTTCTTGAGCTTTTCACACAGATCCTGCGTGCGGCGACACTGCCAGACAATGGCGTTATGCAGGGCTTTTCCGGACTTCGCGTCCCAAAGCATCACAGTTTCACGCTGATTGGTGATGCCAATCGTGCGAATCTGCGATCCTTTGATTTTTGCTTTTTCCAGCGCCAGACGCATGGACCTTTGCGTGGAATACCAGATATCTTCAGGATCATGTTCAACCCAGCCTGGTTTCGGGAAGATTTGTTTGAATGCCTCACGAGCCTCGGCGACAAGACCTCCGGCTTGATTGATAATGCATGTTCTTGAGCTGGTTGTCCCTTGGTCAATGGCCATGATAAAAGAAGACATAAACACTCTCCAATCGATGTATTAATAATGAAGAATTTCCTGAAGAAACCCAACGAAAAAATCTTTGGCTTACGATCTCTGGATCGTGACACTTTGATTTTCCGTGTGCTGCCGCGTTTTCTGCTGGAGATCCTGCGCAAGTACTTCCGGCTGGAGATTGAGGGTGTTGAAAACATCCCGCGCCGCGGGGCCGTGATCCTGGCCCCCAATCACTCGGGTTACACCGGTTTTGATGCCTTCTTGCTGGGCCACGTGGTGCAACAAGAAGCCAAACGCATTCCCCGCGTGCTGACACATCACTTTTGGTTTCTGACCGAAACGACCGCCATCCCTGCGAACAAAATGGGTTTCACCGAAGCCACTTATGAAAACGGCATCAATGCGCTGAAAAAAGGAAATGCGATTGTTTTGTTCCCGGAAGGCGAACAGGGCAACTTCAAACCCACGACCGAACGCTATCAGCTGCAGGAATTCAAGCGGGGCTTTGTGCGTATGGCCCTGGAAGCCCAGTGCCCGATTGTTCCGGTGGTGATCTTAGGTGCCGAAGAAACTCATATTAATTTGAAAAAGCTCAAATTCACCAAGTTCTTGAAGGGCTCGGTGATTCCTTTGCCTTTGAACGTAATTCCCCTGCCCGCCAAGTGGCGCATTCGCTTCCTCGAACCAATCACTCTGCCCTACAAGCCATCGGCCGTAGACGACGCGGATCTGGTTCACGAAATCGCGCAAGACATCCAGGAACGGATGCAAACTGCGGTTGAGGAAGAAATCCAAAAACGCGGCAACGCTTTCCTTTGATTTGAAAATTTTCGGGTTTACTTCTTATCAGGCAAGTCATCAGCGATGACTTGTAAGATATTCTGCCATTTCGCCACGAGGATGCCTTCATTGCCTTCTTCCCGACT encodes:
- a CDS encoding substrate-binding domain-containing protein, which produces MLSSFKHLFLTALLWLLPLSFGQASALEVPVWSGPASGPKAQEGRRIIFIASDLKNGGAAAVSEGFLSAGRMLKWNITIRDGQGSRAKIQKALNEAIQAGSDGIVLGGFDAADFRAEIKKAQSAHIKIVGWHSAPRPGSSSLMFSNVTTDPLTVAEKAARLVCEGSEKSGVVIFTDNDFSIARAKTLHMKKYIDDHKNCNVLEIMDVQISKAEHLMPGAVARLNERFGKKWTHSLAINDIYFDHINFPLKNIGRKDLINVSAGDGSATALHRIKSGLSQQVATIAEPLKAQGWQVADELNRAFAGSGESGYTTEPLVITQEVLKNLKDGNLDSKMNYKEAYSKIWYP
- a CDS encoding transglycosylase SLT domain-containing protein; the encoded protein is MFSLLLGPVAGAQVTKNDLEPFKKALDQFRAAKYDQAIPALQDILKEKTTLEEYVRFYLAQSYMKTSKWDDAEGELKKVLDLSPNVKMSIEASNLMGQIALEKKNYKLASTQFVKLEKRTRNTEDYPDVIYNLAIAEKGLNRHGQMCKWLVKLYERYPAYPKVADWSVDLAINEFEGKPTDCKVTPEDFRTRVRYLLWAGLDQKAQGEINIMKSKVAKSDKYLADKLQAQFYLQEGEVTKAVELLKPYYEANKRNFDFLILFASSAARAGEVQLAVGSYYSAYKLSPKSKTGRQALYQSAFLSYQFQDYDGAARRFQEFMKAYPSSGLNRDAQWHLAWLKYLKGDYQGAYKALGNLNAAKKKNRKAWKSFPEDRVTYWMAMSLFRQGKVEQAKAMMSSLAKDPLLGYYSIAAQSRLKKMEEVKVPRLAESSLPTQPRVISRFSAGEFLMPYSSDSYRGDDSESEETLVLTQYSADDEKGEEEEAEAADNPDLKSVEVATSEDEVPDSSGEKVTTFSNPALMKRFERARDMMILGENEWARWDLYDIERKTSNREYLRTLMSEYNTAGHYNRSSYIAQINFGGQRAAHGVEGIRYLWEFAYPRAYSEHVEKYTKKFAVPEELVWGIMRAETHYRRDAISPVGALGLMQVMPFTGHKVATLLGEKEFKAPLLLQPETSVKIGSRYLKRLMDRFENTIPLVAAGYNAGPHRVKNWLSSFGNLETDEFIEHIPFLETRNYVKRVVSNAYIYSQLYGNKKDLFPYMAGAVPVKFQAELAGKENWDDI
- the radA gene encoding DNA repair protein RadA, with the protein product MAKSKTKTIYTCQNCGAQRPRWEGKCSDCGAWNSYVEELQMPEVKTRGWSTGSGERESTGSKPVALDQRLEEVKLDRFDTSFEELNRVLGGGLAKGSFVLLGGSPGIGKSTLLLQMAGGLANNKHKVLYISGEESVSQTGSRAHRLGIRSPLIEVGCESNLTAVMEMARFKKPDVLVVDSIQTMFLPDLQAAPGSVSQVRECAGHLMGLAKHDGITVILIGHVTKDGNIAGPKVLEHMVDCVLSFDGDISYNFRLLRSLKNRFGAAHELGVFQMNSKGLEEVSNPSELFLEERGDQLIGSAVFASMEGTRPLLCEVQALTLSSPMAMPRRTALGIDINRLHLLTAVLDRHLDVRLAHNDIFINVVGGLKLVEPASDLAVAAAILSTEHRRDLDAKTCYFGEIGLTGEVRGVSFVEQRIKEADKLGFKHFVIPFSNKRHLEDVKLSKDKKISFVKNVHDLNKII
- a CDS encoding beta-sandwich domain-containing protein, which translates into the protein MKLPLLSALLTAAVLLQSPVAGAQIRPGDRGGNDERRDDRRDNDRNDRHDDRRGPDQFHDRDDRRYDDDRRDDRRDDRRHGGIRPDRPPVRPGPRPDPYPQPYPPHRPDPYPPYPNPPHPPNNYGESTVRFYGVSRRSGGEWLRVAFNYASYVDYVRVNPYFNGVQLHETYAITQSGRRIQLRQLSYTGTFYYSLTSEYLTAGERIVAIDLRAESMGGNADLNVTVTSSYGAPSIYPIRY
- a CDS encoding PilZ domain-containing protein, with protein sequence MATPLSGQTIFKKVAVSEKKMLFREIADDKLQLSMKGSVNEEVFHLIAVQTDKDETLLCHHTADSKNVTQPQKVVVNFPFKSERYFLQTELSFSVGWAVLRTDVDLFQLQRRANARIDIPGKYEAIFSILHHGGKVHFVETRVRDVSAGGLKIEFKGTVPELKIGDQIKGALRLGVRRAMEFDVEVRFAQKREVDGQIIQTAGLQFLNVTNILETRLLSLMMDLQRELFFKVPQEINS
- a CDS encoding lysophospholipid acyltransferase family protein; translated protein: MKNFLKKPNEKIFGLRSLDRDTLIFRVLPRFLLEILRKYFRLEIEGVENIPRRGAVILAPNHSGYTGFDAFLLGHVVQQEAKRIPRVLTHHFWFLTETTAIPANKMGFTEATYENGINALKKGNAIVLFPEGEQGNFKPTTERYQLQEFKRGFVRMALEAQCPIVPVVILGAEETHINLKKLKFTKFLKGSVIPLPLNVIPLPAKWRIRFLEPITLPYKPSAVDDADLVHEIAQDIQERMQTAVEEEIQKRGNAFL
- the glpK gene encoding glycerol kinase GlpK, with the protein product MSSFIMAIDQGTTSSRTCIINQAGGLVAEAREAFKQIFPKPGWVEHDPEDIWYSTQRSMRLALEKAKIKGSQIRTIGITNQRETVMLWDAKSGKALHNAIVWQCRRTQDLCEKLKKNKKEKIITAKTGLVLDPYFSATKIQWLLKNVPNAAKKAKDGQALAGTVDSFLLWKLTAGHSHKTDVSNASRTMLMNIHTGWWDEDLLKIFGVPEAILPEICPSNSDFGVTQGLGFMPDGIPITGIVGDQQAALFGQTCFETGDSKCTFGTGSFLLLNTGKKAVKSKNKLLTTIAWKLKNQEMTYALEGGAFVCGAAVQWLRDGLGLIQQSSDVEALAKTVDGTDGVEFVPALTGLGAPHWQPEARGLICGLTRGSTKAHIARATLEAMALQNVDILNTMQRDLGKKLRGVRVDGGAAANDLLMQMQADYCGANVVRPQNLETTALGAAFMAGLGAGVWKDLKEIKRVWKVNKEFKVKMTPKARKERLQRWAQALERV
- a CDS encoding Crp/Fnr family transcriptional regulator, giving the protein MDAQSAIVKETYKPGDFIFFEGDIENHFYIVESGVVSIFTKDQMGKRIPICDIVDGESFGEFALISKSPRSASAQAVTDVVLVKVSEEGFQQLLSELPTWAECMLKSFTDRLQNMTEKIREAEQFRRRES